The window CCTTCCCTTTCCTTTTTATTGACATGCATTCCTTTAATTCTTCCTTTTGGTCTTTTTTCAGGAAATGGTGGTAATTCCATATGTTCGTACTTGTTTTCTAAATCACATTCGACAAGCAAATCATAATCGAAATTGCAAAAAAATAGCGCATCTCTTTCATATAATGCATCGGATAACTTTTTAAATTCTCCATAATCTTTATTATTGTGTTTAACACGGTAAACATTTCCTGTTTTCACAATATTTCTGTAAAAATAGCGAATTTCTTGAGAATTAATAAAATCATCCCCTTTTAATAAAAGATGCATTCATCTAATTGTTAAGTTTAATATTGCTTTTTCAATTAAATAAACTTAATGTAGGGTTAAATTTATTAATTAAAAAAATTAGATTTTCCTTTAATGTTTACTATAACTAATGGAATCATTTTAAAAGGCCAAGATTTGACATTAACAAAGGAAAATATTGTCGTTGATGATGGTATTATCATAGATATTGGAAAGGATTCTATGGAAGGCAAAATCATTGATGTAGATGGTGCTGTTGTTTGCCCGTCATTTATCAATGGTCATATGCATATTGGTGATTCGATTATTAAAGATGAAGGATATTCTTTATCATTAAGTGAAATGGTAAAGCCTCCTGATGGTGTAAAGCATAAAGCATTAGCTAATGCTGAAGATGAAGAAATTATATCTGCTATGAAAGACACAATGTGGGAAATGGTTGAAAGTGGAATCACACACTTTATTGATTATCGCGAAGGTGGAATAAAAGGTGTCGAACTTTTAAAAAAGGCGGCACGCGATATTCCAATAAAACCTATAATTTTAGGGCGTGATGACAGTTTTTATGGTGATAGCCCTGATTTAAGGAAAGTCAAAATTGCTGTTCGCAAACTTCTAAAAATTGCTGACGGCATTGCTCCAAGCGGCTTTGGAGAAATTACGGATGAAGTTGCTCAGATAATTGTTGATGAATGCAGAAAAAATAATAAGATTTCTTCAATTCATGTGGCGGAATCCGAATCCAATCAAATAGAATCATTGGATCAATTCAATAAAACAGAAATAGGAAGGGGTGTTGAATCTGAATTCAGTCAATTGGTTCATTTAACTAATCCAAAAGTTGATGATTTAAATTCAGTTTCAAAATCAAATCAGAATGTTGTTGTCTGTCCAAGAGCTAATGCAACGTTAAATGTGGGAGTCACACCATTAAATCAAATTCTAAATTTGGGTATTAAACCATTAATTGGAACGGACAATGTGATGCTCAACTCTCCAAACATGTTCAGAGAATTGGAATTCACTTTAAAACTTATGTCAGTTTATTATAATGATTATTTAAATCCAAAAGAGTTATTAAAAATGACTACCACTAATGTCTGTGGTAGTGAAATTAATCATGTTGTTGAAAAGTCATTAATTTCAGTTGGTTGTCCTGCTGAATTCATGGTGTCAAATTCTTTTTCTATTAATCCTTACTTAAATATGATAAATCGTTGCGAATCGAAAAATATATTATATATCATTAATAAAAAATTAAACATATAGTATAATGGTATAATTTATATACTATATAGGGAGATGTTAATAATGTATAAAAAAATATTAGTCCCAACTGATGGGTCTGAATTCGCAAAAAAAGCACAAAGACACGCTCTATTTTTAGCTAAGGTTAGTGGAGCTGAAATTGTGGCTGTAAGCGTTACTGAAAATAATTTTGTTAACGGGCTTCCATTAGATGATGAAATATATCAGTTAAATCAAGTCTTAAATGAAAGATCTGAGGAAAACCTTAAGGAATTTGATAAGTTAAATGAGGATGATATTAAAATCACTCATGTCATTAGGGAAGGTTCTCCTGCTAGGGTTATTTTAGAAGTGGCAAATGAGGAACAGGTTGATTTAATTGTTATGGGAAGTTCAGGTAAATCTGGCTTCGATAGATTTATTATGGGTAGTGTGGCAGATAAAGTTGTAAACTCTGCTAAGTGTGCTGTTCTTGTAGTGCATTAGATTCTACCTTTTTTATTTCATATTAATTATATAGGTGTTTTTATGTTAGTCAAAAGAACAATGTCTAAAAATGTTGTAAGTGTTTCTGTACCTGGAAACCGTGAAAAAGTTTTAGACTTAATGAGAAAAGAAAATAAAGCAGTACTTCCAGTAGTAAAAGAAGACACTAATATATTGGTAGGTGTTATTACTCGTTCAGATTTAATTAATAATCCTGATGAAGAACAACTTGCAATGTTAATGAGTAGGGAATTAGTTACCGTAAGTCCTGATGATGATGTAACTGATGCTGCACGTGAAATGATTGAGAATAATGTTAGAAGAGTTCCTGTTGTTAATGATGATGGGGAATTGGTAGGAATTATCACTTCATTTGATTTGGTATCCAAAGCATTAACAAAAGTTGATGTTGATGATGCAGTTGAAAATTATATGATTACTACCGTTCCGACAACTTGGGAAAAAGCTCCATTGAATGTGGCATTTGAAACCATGAATCAATTCGGTTTAAAATCAGTATTGGCATTGGATGATGATGCAAAATTATCAGGTATTTTAACAGAAACTGATTTTATTGCTGAAATAGAAATAATTTCCGAAAGAAGTGAACACAGTTCCACTGTTGGAACTGAAGGTGATAAATGGTCATGGGACAGTACTTCCGTATTGTACATTGAGAAAAATCATTTAAAATTCACTGAAAAAGTTGTTGGCGATGTTGCAGTTGGTAATGTGGAAGTAGCTAACTCAAAAACTAAAGTCACAGACTGTGCTAAAAAAATGAAATCATTAAATATTGAACAAATTCCGGTTATTGGTGTTGAAGGAGATTTAGTTGGACTAGTTAGAGCTAGTGATTTAATTAAAGCATTAGTTGAATAATTGTGATATGATGGTTGTTAGTCCTGTATTGCTAGTAAAAGTTATTGAAAGTGGTGTGAGTGTTCGTGCAAGATATTATGATGATTTTGCAGAACATGAAATAATCCTTAATTCAGTAATTACTTATTGGTGGGCTAATGACTTGCCACCTGCTAAAAAGTTTTTGGAACTTTTTGATTCAGTAATCAAAAGAACCATCAATGAAATCATACCTCATAAAATCTTAAATTTAAAGTATGATGTTAAAGCTAATCAGAATTTGGATGATGCTTCAGAAATCGAAATCAATTTGATTAGTGTTGATGCAGATGGTGTTGGGTTTAAAATTGATGCTGAGACCATTTCACTGAAAGGGCTTAGAAAAGTCGATGATGTTTTTGAACCTAAAGAGTTTACCACAACTTTTGACCAGTGTATTGAAACTCCAGATATTGTTTTAAAAAAATATAAAGAGATGAAAGAATAATCTACTTTCCCTCACAAATTCAACTTTCATTATTTTAATTTCATGGTTAATATAATGATAGTTGTTGTCACTTTTTTTATTTTAATTAATTCAATTTTAATTTAAATTTATTTTAATTTAAAAAATAGAATTTATTTGCTTTGGCATATAATAGATTGGATATGCTTTAACAATAATTTGGCATCCTCTTTTTTGATGTCTTTACTTTCACGAATAAAATTAATTAGGATTTCTTTTTTATTATCATCTAAACTTGATTCATTCAAGACTAAAGAATAATTTCGTTTTGGATAATATGTTTTTTTGGCAATGCTCAACAATTCATCTTTTTCTTCTTCACTTATAATGTTTTCAGATGTTGCATTGTCGAAAACATATCTCATGTTTATTAATGGAACTGAAAGGGCTTCTAAACTTTCACCATCCAACATTACTGCAACTTCATCATCTGAATCAATCGCACCTGTTGCATATTGTTCGTAGCAATATCCAATACCTGTCATTCCTAATGTGTCAAGTTCTGATGCTCTCAATGCACCCATACTTGAAGCTCCAAAGACGTCAATGTCTGAATTAATTGCATTCAGAATCTCTTTATGTCCAACTGCAGAGTTTTGGTGAAAGACTCCATCAATTATTCCAATGATATCGGGATGCTTTTTTAAAGCGAGGTTTAAATCACCTCTTTTAATTGGCCTTTCATAAATCACATCTACGTCGGCACTGCTGTCCAGTATTTCTTTTGCTTCATTGAATGGTAAGGAAAGACCTGTGTAAATTATAACTTTAATCATATAAATCAGACTTTTAAAAATCTATATCCTGCTCGACTTGGGTCAATTGTGTAAAGTTCCATTTCCGGAATAACTACTCTAACAACACTTACATCAAGTTCCGGCCTTGTTAAATTGCTGTATAATATTTTTTGAATATCATTGGATACTAACTCGTCCTTAACGATTTCAATATCTCTTGTTATTGATGATGTGCTTTTATTCTCAATATCTGATAATTTGATTTGTTCTTCTTCGTCTCTAAAATAAAATTTATTAATTCTTTTCATTCGTTCATAACCTGCTTCACGAGCAAAATCAGCTCTGACAGTGTCTTCACGAGCTCCGTTGATTTGTGTTGCTCGACTTTGTGCAACTTCTGTAAGAGCCCTTAAAATTGCAACTTCTGGGTCCAGATGAGTGCCCATTCCTAAAGTCAGAAGTCCAGCATCTTTTGTTATTGTGTCATCTGCAGAAGCAGCTATTGTAGGAATTTTAATGTCTGCAGTAAAGTCCATTAATTTAATTTTAATGCCTTCACTCTCAAATTTTTCAATAATGTCGATAATGATTTCATTTTCAATGCTGCTTATATCGATTTGGGCATAGTTTTTATGGGTCAATTCAAAAATGCTCCATGCATCTCTTTCAATGACTTCAAAGATTCCATGCAGGATTGCTTCTTCCAAGATATTTCCTGAAGCAAGGCCATTGGTATTTGATTTAAATAGGCTTTGTGAGTCATCTTTAGAAATATATGGGTGGTAAATCGCATTTGTCGGAATATAATATTCCCTATTTGAAATAAGGTCTATTGACTTACTCCATTCAAGACTCAAATCACTAATGTCTTTTTTCTCAAATTCCTTTGGTAAATTTAAGCTTTTAGGATCAATGTATTCTCCAAACTCTTCAATTTCAGACAAACTTGCAATAATGGTTTCATCGATGTCTTGTCTTTCGGCAGAATATCTCTCAAAGCCTTCCATCATTGCAGATGCTTTTGCATGATCTTTGGTTATTCCTTTTCCTCCGTATATGCTAACCGCACCATCTTCAGCAGTTGGTCTGATTGCAGTATATATTGGAAGGCCGATTCTGTCTAAATCAGTAATATCTGCAATACGTGTTATTCCAGCTACTTTTAACTTATTTTCATTGATTTCAATTGTTTTGCTTGGAGCAATTACTCTATGTGTTCCTGTAAAATATGTGATTTCTTCGCTCATAATCTAAAATCCTAAATCTGTCCTTACCATGATTTCAAAGCCCATTGTCATAGGTAATGCTGTCATAATACCTGCAATGGCTATTGTTACAATCCAAATTCCAACATTCCATCTTAAAACTTTGGACCCGTCAAGGTTTCCAATAGGCAATAGATTAAACACTGCCAAGAAACTGTTGATTGAATATCCTAAAGCACATATTTGGTATATTAATAATGAAGTCTGTGAAGTAAATGCAGATCGATATACCAAAGTTGCAACAATAAAAAATAATGCTGCCAAGACAATATTCACAACAGGTCCTGCAACGGATATTTTACCATTAATTTCATCTGTCATGTAATTTGCATATGTGTAGACTGCACCTGGGGCGGCAAATACGAATCCAAAAAAGGAAGTTATGAGTGCAAATATCAATCCTTGTGGCCATAATTTGAATTCTGCCCAGTATCCATACTTCATTGATACAAATTTATGTCCGAGCTCGTGTAAAATAAAACCAAGCCCCACACCAACCATAATCATTGGAAGTATGGCCATTAAAGCAGCCATATCTCTTCCGGTATTTGCGATACCGAAACAAAGAGAAATAACGACAAATGCAATAAATAAATCTCTTATTTCACTGCTTGTAAATTTTAACATAGTTTTAAAATATCTAATTTTATATATAAAGTTTTTTCTAATATTAATCATGGACTTACATATAGATAATATTTTAAAAGATTTGGAAAAGGATGATATTCAAGCTTATTTATTGACTCAATTTACTAATGTTGAGTATATTTCAAATTATAAACCAACCAGCTTTGCTTTTTGTATTATTAAAGAAAATCCAATTATTTATGCCTCAAAAATGGATATGGAAATAGCCAACAAAAACTCTAAAATAGAGGTTAGGGAATTTGAATCATTTGATGTGATGCTTGGTGAGCTTAAAAATGATGGAATAAAAAATTTAGCCATTGAGCCAAGTTTACCGTATAGCACTTATGAAAAGTTCAAGGATGATTTCACAA of the uncultured Methanobrevibacter sp. genome contains:
- a CDS encoding zinc ribbon domain-containing protein; translated protein: MHLLLKGDDFINSQEIRYFYRNIVKTGNVYRVKHNNKDYGEFKKLSDALYERDALFFCNFDYDLLVECDLENKYEHMELPPFPEKRPKGRIKGMHVNKKEREGEILFNHKMRKFYIQRGEEIIGQYDTMTEAFYYKKILMDNDWDLNVLKTNVTERIEVNIIIDPTREYKVKLNYCPKCKSRLDIDATECPSCGIDIKEYLYNN
- a CDS encoding amidohydrolase family protein, which gives rise to MFTITNGIILKGQDLTLTKENIVVDDGIIIDIGKDSMEGKIIDVDGAVVCPSFINGHMHIGDSIIKDEGYSLSLSEMVKPPDGVKHKALANAEDEEIISAMKDTMWEMVESGITHFIDYREGGIKGVELLKKAARDIPIKPIILGRDDSFYGDSPDLRKVKIAVRKLLKIADGIAPSGFGEITDEVAQIIVDECRKNNKISSIHVAESESNQIESLDQFNKTEIGRGVESEFSQLVHLTNPKVDDLNSVSKSNQNVVVCPRANATLNVGVTPLNQILNLGIKPLIGTDNVMLNSPNMFRELEFTLKLMSVYYNDYLNPKELLKMTTTNVCGSEINHVVEKSLISVGCPAEFMVSNSFSINPYLNMINRCESKNILYIINKKLNI
- a CDS encoding universal stress protein gives rise to the protein MYKKILVPTDGSEFAKKAQRHALFLAKVSGAEIVAVSVTENNFVNGLPLDDEIYQLNQVLNERSEENLKEFDKLNEDDIKITHVIREGSPARVILEVANEEQVDLIVMGSSGKSGFDRFIMGSVADKVVNSAKCAVLVVH
- a CDS encoding CBS domain-containing protein, which produces MLVKRTMSKNVVSVSVPGNREKVLDLMRKENKAVLPVVKEDTNILVGVITRSDLINNPDEEQLAMLMSRELVTVSPDDDVTDAAREMIENNVRRVPVVNDDGELVGIITSFDLVSKALTKVDVDDAVENYMITTVPTTWEKAPLNVAFETMNQFGLKSVLALDDDAKLSGILTETDFIAEIEIISERSEHSSTVGTEGDKWSWDSTSVLYIEKNHLKFTEKVVGDVAVGNVEVANSKTKVTDCAKKMKSLNIEQIPVIGVEGDLVGLVRASDLIKALVE
- a CDS encoding TfuA-related McrA-glycine thioamidation protein gives rise to the protein MIKVIIYTGLSLPFNEAKEILDSSADVDVIYERPIKRGDLNLALKKHPDIIGIIDGVFHQNSAVGHKEILNAINSDIDVFGASSMGALRASELDTLGMTGIGYCYEQYATGAIDSDDEVAVMLDGESLEALSVPLINMRYVFDNATSENIISEEEKDELLSIAKKTYYPKRNYSLVLNESSLDDNKKEILINFIRESKDIKKEDAKLLLKHIQSIICQSK
- a CDS encoding YcaO-related McrA-glycine thioamidation protein, producing MMSEEITYFTGTHRVIAPSKTIEINENKLKVAGITRIADITDLDRIGLPIYTAIRPTAEDGAVSIYGGKGITKDHAKASAMMEGFERYSAERQDIDETIIASLSEIEEFGEYIDPKSLNLPKEFEKKDISDLSLEWSKSIDLISNREYYIPTNAIYHPYISKDDSQSLFKSNTNGLASGNILEEAILHGIFEVIERDAWSIFELTHKNYAQIDISSIENEIIIDIIEKFESEGIKIKLMDFTADIKIPTIAASADDTITKDAGLLTLGMGTHLDPEVAILRALTEVAQSRATQINGAREDTVRADFAREAGYERMKRINKFYFRDEEEQIKLSDIENKSTSSITRDIEIVKDELVSNDIQKILYSNLTRPELDVSVVRVVIPEMELYTIDPSRAGYRFLKV
- a CDS encoding site-2 protease family protein, yielding MLKFTSSEIRDLFIAFVVISLCFGIANTGRDMAALMAILPMIMVGVGLGFILHELGHKFVSMKYGYWAEFKLWPQGLIFALITSFFGFVFAAPGAVYTYANYMTDEINGKISVAGPVVNIVLAALFFIVATLVYRSAFTSQTSLLIYQICALGYSINSFLAVFNLLPIGNLDGSKVLRWNVGIWIVTIAIAGIMTALPMTMGFEIMVRTDLGF